The following proteins come from a genomic window of Alicyclobacillus dauci:
- a CDS encoding sodium:solute symporter family protein translates to MSTSIVLGVSLIIVIIITLFGIYSGSRQSQDLEGWLVNSRKMGSFLVWFLLGSEIYTAFTFEGLAGYAYKNGAAAFYNVALNDVAYAIGFLVLPTIWIIAKKFGYVTQSDFVAGRYDSRALGIFTAFTSAIIMIAYIDLNITGLSAVIQVIGQGSISAIWADIVGFIILALAVFFGGIRGNAWQAAIKDILMFIAVAAMFFVIPIHYFGSFGHMYTQFVQKIPSHLVLPGVSKHLGPTWLVTTVVLNGVGQWMWPQWFGVSFTAKSPRTLKIQSVFMPFYQLIKVAVITIGLAAVLILGFSKHIDGNNVVMMLAVKTFPEWFVIVFTVAAMLSAIIPAGPIIMTSSSLISRNVVQALRPSIRESTVYKLTKILVFPLTIVALLLTLAMPSLIASILLVAYDFISQFFPAVVIGGLFWRRATKQGVVCGLIVGWVVSGYLVLSHHDPIHGWNAGLVGLLANCLVFVGVSLVTKPVDQDKITYFFKEAFPKQRRMDPDVSYPTSPQRNPL, encoded by the coding sequence ATGTCGACTAGCATTGTTCTTGGCGTGAGTCTGATCATTGTAATCATCATCACACTGTTCGGCATTTATAGCGGTTCCAGACAAAGCCAGGATCTCGAGGGATGGTTGGTTAATAGCCGAAAGATGGGGTCGTTTCTCGTTTGGTTCTTGCTAGGCAGTGAGATTTATACCGCATTTACGTTTGAGGGTTTGGCTGGCTATGCATATAAAAACGGCGCAGCCGCGTTCTATAATGTTGCATTAAATGACGTGGCTTACGCGATTGGCTTTCTCGTTCTCCCGACTATTTGGATTATTGCGAAGAAATTTGGTTACGTAACGCAATCCGATTTTGTCGCTGGTCGGTATGATAGCCGTGCACTTGGTATCTTTACCGCATTTACGAGTGCAATCATTATGATAGCGTATATCGATCTCAATATCACAGGCCTTTCCGCGGTCATCCAAGTGATTGGCCAAGGATCTATTTCAGCTATATGGGCGGATATAGTCGGATTTATCATTCTAGCTCTCGCGGTGTTCTTCGGCGGGATTCGTGGCAACGCCTGGCAAGCAGCAATCAAGGACATTCTCATGTTCATTGCAGTCGCTGCCATGTTTTTCGTCATCCCCATTCACTACTTCGGATCCTTTGGTCACATGTACACTCAATTTGTTCAGAAAATACCGTCACATTTGGTTCTTCCGGGTGTATCAAAGCATCTCGGACCGACATGGTTGGTAACGACTGTCGTCCTAAATGGTGTCGGCCAATGGATGTGGCCACAATGGTTTGGTGTGTCCTTTACGGCCAAAAGTCCCCGCACTTTAAAGATACAGTCGGTGTTTATGCCTTTCTACCAATTGATCAAGGTGGCAGTGATCACGATTGGTCTGGCGGCAGTCTTGATACTCGGCTTCTCCAAACACATTGATGGCAATAACGTGGTCATGATGCTCGCTGTGAAAACGTTCCCTGAATGGTTCGTGATCGTGTTTACCGTTGCCGCCATGTTATCGGCAATCATCCCAGCAGGCCCCATCATTATGACATCCAGCAGTCTGATTTCCCGGAATGTCGTCCAGGCTCTCCGGCCTAGTATTCGTGAAAGTACCGTCTACAAATTGACAAAGATATTAGTATTCCCACTGACGATCGTCGCGTTGCTCCTTACGCTGGCTATGCCATCGCTCATCGCATCCATTCTACTTGTGGCCTACGATTTTATATCCCAGTTCTTCCCCGCTGTCGTGATTGGAGGTCTGTTCTGGAGGCGGGCCACCAAACAAGGTGTTGTCTGCGGTCTCATCGTCGGCTGGGTTGTCTCCGGCTACCTGGTTTTGAGTCATCACGATCCAATACATGGATGGAATGCAGGGCTGGTTGGACTCCTAGCCAATTGTCTGGTGTTTGTTGGCGTTAGCCTAGTTACCAAACCAGTCGATCAAGATAAAATCACATACTTCTTTAAGGAAGCATTCCCAAAGCAACGTCGTATGGACCCGGACGTATCGTACCCAACGAGTCCCCAAAGGAATCCTTTATAG
- a CDS encoding D-2-hydroxyacid dehydrogenase family protein has translation MKLRCAVLDDYQHVALSIADWSSITDKVELTTFHQHFDDEDSLVEAIHDCEIVVIMRERTPFRASLFRRLSRLKLLVTTGMRNASIDLAAATKHGVVVCGTEGSSHSTGELTWALILGLAKHIVEENHALRTNGAWQSTISTDLHGKTLGILGLGKIGSQVARIGLAFGMDIVAWSQNLTEEKARSVGVRLAESKEALLRQSDFVSIHLVLSDRTRGLIGARELSLMRSSAYLINTSRAPIVDQTALKEAVMNNVIAGAGLDVYEIEPLPEADEFRSLPNVLATPHIGYVSQDTYRVWYRHVVENIEAFLAGSPIRMMN, from the coding sequence ATGAAACTTCGCTGTGCTGTATTAGATGATTATCAGCATGTTGCACTATCCATTGCCGACTGGTCTTCCATCACGGATAAAGTGGAGTTGACAACCTTCCACCAACATTTCGATGACGAAGATTCACTGGTCGAAGCCATTCACGACTGTGAAATTGTTGTCATCATGCGAGAGCGCACACCGTTTCGAGCATCCCTTTTCCGTCGTCTCTCACGCTTGAAGCTTCTCGTCACAACCGGAATGCGCAACGCATCCATTGACCTGGCCGCTGCCACGAAGCACGGGGTCGTTGTTTGCGGTACAGAGGGTAGTTCCCATTCCACGGGTGAACTCACGTGGGCACTCATCTTGGGTCTGGCCAAACATATCGTGGAGGAAAACCACGCGCTTCGCACCAACGGAGCATGGCAGAGTACCATCAGTACCGATCTCCACGGCAAAACCCTCGGCATTCTAGGACTTGGGAAAATCGGCAGCCAGGTTGCTCGAATCGGTCTGGCCTTTGGCATGGACATCGTGGCGTGGAGTCAGAACTTGACGGAGGAAAAGGCGCGATCCGTTGGTGTCCGCCTCGCGGAGTCGAAAGAGGCGTTACTGAGGCAAAGTGACTTTGTGTCGATCCATCTTGTGCTCAGTGATCGGACAAGGGGCCTAATTGGCGCCCGAGAACTAAGTCTCATGCGGTCCTCCGCCTATTTAATCAACACGTCTCGGGCGCCAATTGTCGACCAGACCGCTTTAAAAGAAGCTGTGATGAACAATGTGATTGCGGGCGCAGGACTGGACGTTTATGAGATTGAGCCTCTACCGGAGGCAGATGAATTTCGCTCCCTTCCTAATGTTCTTGCAACGCCCCACATTGGATATGTAAGCCAAGATACGTATCGGGTCTGGTATCGCCACGTGGTGGAAAACATTGAGGCATTTTTGGCTGGATCGCCCATACGAATGATGAATTGA
- a CDS encoding 4-carboxy-4-hydroxy-2-oxoadipate aldolase/oxaloacetate decarboxylase — MNNTLHDTTAVQVNSHLIEEVRAFSAATLHEASGQYGALPSEIKPISSGMSICGKATTVLSPPNDNLWLHRALYEAEPGDVLVVDVGLEFEAGYWGDIMTHAALERGLGGLVINGCVRDLAQIETLNFPIFARGICIHGTGKDHNAAGAINVPVRLGNAIIFPGDMIVGDRDGVVSIARSRIADVVQRAKEREEKENRILQQLEQGHSTLELYGW, encoded by the coding sequence TTGAATAACACCCTTCACGACACAACCGCTGTTCAAGTGAATTCGCATCTAATAGAGGAAGTACGCGCGTTTTCAGCAGCAACACTTCACGAGGCATCTGGGCAGTACGGTGCTCTTCCGTCGGAAATTAAGCCTATTTCTTCGGGCATGTCGATTTGCGGCAAGGCTACAACAGTGCTTTCACCGCCAAACGATAATTTATGGCTACATCGCGCCTTATATGAAGCGGAACCAGGAGATGTACTGGTTGTCGATGTGGGTTTGGAATTTGAGGCGGGCTACTGGGGCGACATCATGACCCATGCGGCTCTTGAGCGTGGCCTTGGTGGGTTGGTGATCAACGGATGTGTCCGTGATCTAGCCCAAATCGAAACCCTCAACTTTCCCATTTTTGCACGAGGCATCTGCATTCACGGTACTGGTAAGGATCATAATGCTGCCGGGGCGATTAACGTTCCCGTACGATTAGGGAATGCCATTATTTTTCCGGGTGACATGATTGTGGGTGATCGCGATGGCGTGGTCAGTATTGCCCGAAGTAGGATTGCGGACGTAGTACAACGTGCGAAGGAGCGCGAAGAGAAGGAGAATCGTATTCTCCAACAATTGGAGCAAGGCCACAGTACCTTGGAATTGTACGGGTGGTAG
- a CDS encoding MFS transporter yields MSQKDPISKPTNVRWYGGFLVLLLCFVAYLDRANFSVNASPIMKAIHISPIQFGVMTTVFSVGYFIFQIPGSLLVERYGSRSILTFSLILWSIFTFFTGAAGTFVSLAIVRFFFGVGEAPLFPSGNHFFANWFTKKERGRANSLMNGGSFLSNIVGPPIIVAVAVALGWRWTFYLAGILGLVVAVLWFIQMRSRPEQHARVNSEELALIRNDGVEQGDGQKKIAPWGLFLRQRSFWMIALGYFSTLWVVQFFIYWLPYYLQASRHLSFKSMGFYTSIPWISITIAVFFAGTVSDALMKRGWSKYKSRNLISIVGLLISGISLVISTTTTSAISDIVWISIALGTAGFSQTLAWAIATDLGGQFTSTVGGWMNTWGFIAASIVPTVAPIVARDLGWNAAILLNAAITILGVIGYALVQTNQPLKHTTAKPESVTPSDITA; encoded by the coding sequence GTGTCACAAAAGGACCCTATATCAAAGCCCACTAATGTGAGGTGGTATGGAGGCTTTCTTGTCTTACTACTTTGCTTTGTGGCCTACTTGGACAGAGCAAACTTTTCCGTCAATGCCAGTCCAATTATGAAAGCGATTCACATTTCACCCATTCAATTTGGCGTGATGACGACCGTATTTTCAGTGGGATATTTCATTTTCCAAATCCCTGGTTCTTTGCTGGTTGAACGATATGGGTCTCGTTCTATCCTAACTTTTTCATTGATTTTATGGTCCATTTTCACATTCTTTACCGGCGCCGCCGGTACGTTTGTATCGCTCGCCATCGTCCGATTCTTTTTCGGTGTCGGTGAAGCACCCTTATTCCCAAGCGGAAATCACTTTTTCGCGAACTGGTTCACCAAAAAGGAACGGGGCAGGGCGAACTCGCTGATGAATGGCGGTTCCTTTCTGTCGAACATCGTGGGACCGCCGATTATCGTCGCCGTCGCCGTAGCGCTTGGGTGGCGGTGGACCTTTTATCTGGCGGGAATTCTGGGACTAGTCGTAGCCGTCTTATGGTTTATCCAGATGCGAAGTCGGCCCGAGCAGCACGCTCGAGTTAATTCAGAAGAATTAGCACTGATAAGGAACGACGGGGTTGAGCAAGGGGACGGTCAAAAGAAAATTGCTCCTTGGGGCTTGTTCCTACGGCAAAGGTCCTTCTGGATGATCGCCCTTGGCTACTTCTCAACCTTGTGGGTGGTACAGTTCTTTATTTATTGGTTGCCTTACTACCTTCAGGCATCTAGACATTTGTCATTTAAGTCAATGGGATTCTACACGTCGATTCCTTGGATATCCATCACCATTGCGGTGTTCTTTGCCGGTACCGTGAGCGACGCATTGATGAAACGAGGCTGGTCCAAATATAAATCCAGGAACCTCATCAGCATCGTGGGGCTCTTAATTTCGGGGATTTCCCTCGTCATTAGCACGACCACTACATCTGCGATAAGTGACATCGTGTGGATCAGCATCGCCTTAGGAACAGCAGGGTTTTCACAAACTCTGGCATGGGCGATCGCGACTGATTTGGGCGGTCAATTCACGTCGACTGTCGGAGGATGGATGAATACGTGGGGATTTATCGCAGCTAGTATTGTGCCGACCGTCGCGCCCATCGTTGCGCGTGACCTAGGTTGGAATGCCGCGATTCTCCTAAACGCGGCGATCACAATATTGGGCGTGATCGGGTACGCATTGGTTCAAACAAACCAACCATTAAAACACACCACCGCGAAACCGGAATCAGTTACACCGTCTGACATCACAGCTTGA
- a CDS encoding RraA family protein, whose protein sequence is MEKIIEAFSKLSTPTVSDALDKLGINGNTAVGIRPLDRNFRLIGRAFTIQYGPIGVERGTVGDYIDDVKPGDIVVLDNAGRQDCTVWGDILTTMASQQQIGGTVIHGVCRDSARSLELGYPIFSCGTFMRTGKDRVQVEHVNGPVSLGGIRVTPGDIVMGDIDGVVVIPKEQENVVLETALQIEGAEEQIREAITTRGVSLREARQQFGYHNLQHK, encoded by the coding sequence GTGGAGAAAATCATAGAAGCCTTTTCGAAACTATCAACACCAACCGTATCGGACGCTCTGGACAAGTTGGGTATTAACGGTAACACTGCGGTGGGAATACGACCGTTGGACCGGAATTTCCGACTGATTGGACGTGCATTCACCATTCAATATGGGCCTATTGGCGTAGAGCGAGGTACGGTTGGTGATTACATCGACGATGTGAAGCCAGGAGACATCGTCGTTCTGGATAACGCTGGACGGCAGGACTGCACCGTCTGGGGGGATATTCTCACAACGATGGCATCGCAACAACAGATCGGTGGTACTGTCATTCACGGTGTGTGTAGGGATTCCGCACGAAGCCTGGAATTAGGATATCCCATCTTTAGTTGTGGCACGTTCATGAGGACCGGCAAGGACCGTGTTCAAGTGGAGCATGTCAACGGACCTGTATCCTTGGGAGGTATCCGCGTCACACCTGGAGACATCGTCATGGGTGACATCGACGGCGTTGTGGTGATTCCAAAAGAACAAGAAAATGTCGTACTTGAAACAGCCTTACAAATTGAAGGCGCAGAGGAGCAAATACGCGAGGCGATTACTACCCGCGGTGTGAGTCTCCGAGAAGCCCGCCAACAATTTGGCTACCACAACTTACAGCATAAATAG
- a CDS encoding phosphodiester glycosidase family protein, with protein sequence MPRKTGRLFKWGAWGAVGAAYIAISSSLWIFHGPFPNLKSYVVDTVDETRHGYLLKPLSLFTLPESVIQAHALSNNLISVTKPVDQIQNMNFVNRDGSIKPEKYKGSTFSAYILLVSDPNRIKVITTKYMGQHGETVQAMVKDVGAVAGINGGSFNDENWKGTGGDPEGVTMHNGKLITNIGAQTVIAFRKGGQMIAGDYTVAQLRKLDVQEAVSFGPVIVQDGKPVWVPDKGYDIRTAIGQEADGTVILMVTTGRGIGGPGASLSQVADVMIKYHAVIAANLDGGSSTQMVNNSKLVNTPWDIVGARSVGTSVVVMPGN encoded by the coding sequence ATGCCTAGAAAAACCGGACGATTATTTAAATGGGGGGCGTGGGGCGCTGTCGGCGCAGCGTATATTGCGATTTCTAGCTCACTTTGGATTTTTCACGGACCATTTCCTAATTTGAAGTCATACGTTGTAGACACTGTCGATGAGACGAGACATGGTTACTTGTTAAAGCCGCTGTCGTTATTCACGCTTCCAGAGTCTGTAATCCAGGCTCACGCACTTTCAAACAATCTCATTTCTGTGACGAAGCCAGTCGATCAAATTCAGAACATGAACTTTGTCAATCGAGATGGTTCCATCAAACCAGAAAAATACAAAGGTTCAACTTTCTCTGCATATATTTTACTTGTAAGCGATCCTAATCGAATTAAAGTCATTACGACAAAATATATGGGGCAACACGGAGAAACTGTTCAGGCAATGGTTAAGGATGTTGGCGCAGTTGCTGGAATTAACGGCGGAAGCTTTAATGACGAGAATTGGAAAGGGACGGGCGGGGACCCAGAAGGGGTTACCATGCACAACGGGAAATTAATCACAAATATTGGGGCGCAAACGGTGATTGCTTTCCGAAAAGGGGGGCAAATGATTGCCGGAGATTATACAGTAGCACAGTTGAGGAAGCTGGATGTGCAAGAGGCAGTGTCATTTGGTCCCGTGATCGTTCAAGATGGAAAGCCTGTTTGGGTTCCTGACAAAGGATATGACATTCGAACTGCGATTGGACAAGAAGCTGACGGAACAGTGATCCTGATGGTCACCACTGGGCGCGGCATAGGTGGCCCCGGCGCTTCTTTGTCTCAAGTTGCAGATGTGATGATCAAATATCATGCAGTGATTGCCGCCAACTTGGATGGAGGGTCCTCGACACAAATGGTCAACAATAGTAAATTGGTCAACACGCCATGGGACATTGTTGGGGCACGTTCTGTGGGGACGTCTGTGGTTGTGATGCCGGGGAATTAA